Genomic DNA from Candidatus Methanoperedens sp.:
TACCCTTTAATGAAATTACTTAATCCTTCATTTCTGTGCCCAAGTATCAATATTACAAACCACTGGATAATCATGCATATTACTGTGATGAATCTGTATACTACCAATACTATGCCTATGACAATCCAGTACAGGATTCTGACTAAAAGCTCTAACCGACCTGCATCATGCTCATATACAAATAGCTGTTTTATTTCCCCAGATTCTTCATTCATAAGATACCACCTCTTTAAAGTCCATATAGCTTTTTTAAAGCCTAATTATACCTCATCTCCTTGCAGCTTTAAGAACATTATGGTGGTCATACAGGGAACCTGCAAAGTAATGTTATTGTGCTACCACAGATTTATTTTATCAAAAACCTATCTTGCTATAATGAAAAGGATACTTTTAACAAACGACGACGGCGTATATTCCACCGGGCTTAAGGCAGCCTATGAGAGCGTGAGGGACATAGGGAACGTAATTGTAGTTGCGCCATCCACGCAGAAAAGCGGTGTGGGACGCGGTATATCCATCTTCGAGCCTCTTCGAATATCGCTTGCCAGCCTGAATGGCTTCAAGGCATATGCAGTTGCGGGCACTCCTACGGATGCGGTCATCCTGGGATTATTCTCGATAATGAAAGAAAAGCCAGACCTCGTGCTTTCTGGTTTCAACGTGGGTGAGAACATCAGCACCGATACGGTTACCACGAGCGGTACCATCGGGGCTGCACTCGAGGCTGCGAGCTACGGCATACCTGCAATAGCTGCATCCATACAGGTTCTGGACGAAGGGGATAAGTTCGACGACCACCGCGCATATAAGTACGACTTTGATGTGGGAATAAAGCTAGTGAACAGGATTGCTAAAAACGTTATCAAGCAGGGGCTTCCCGGCGGCGTGGACTTGCTCAATATCAACATACCGAGGCATGCCACCATGGATACAGAAATCGAAGTTACACGCCTCGCAAAAAAGATTTTCATAACAGGCGTGGAGGAGCGCCATGACCCAAGAGGCAGACCTTACTACTGGATAAATGGGGATTTGATCCGGGATGCTGAGGAGGGTACGGATGTCAGGGCTGTTATGAAAAAAGGGCATATCTCAGTTACTCCATTAACGCTTGATTCCACTGCGCGGGTCGACTTTAAGGAAATAGATGCATTGTTGTAAGAAGCGATAGAATGGTTAAAGTTTCAATCGTAAAATGTGAAAACTACGACCACCAAAAAGTCAGGAATGCCATTCTTAAAAGTCTTGAACTCATCGGCGGGCTTGAGAAAATAATAAAACCGGACGATAACGTGCTGCTCAAGGTAAACGCCATAGCGGGCTTTCCTCCCGAGCGGGCTGCAACAACTCACCCTTCCATAGTCGGCGCGATGGTGAAAATAGTAACAGAGGCTGGCGGGATTCCCTGGGTGGGGGACAGCTCAGGCGCTTACGGCTTTACTGCGCAGTCGCTGGAGTTATCGGGAATAAAGAAAGCCTGCGAAGACTCTGGGGGCAGGCTTATCAACTTTGAATCCACAGGCACGTATGCTGTGGCTGTAAACGGCAGGGTTCTGACCACCATCAATGTTGCAAAACCTGCAATGGATTGCGATGTGCTTGTTTCCCTTCCCAAAATGAAAACTCACATGCTCACCAAATATACAGGCGCTGTAAAAAATTTTTATGGCGTTATACCCGGAGGGGGAAAAGCTGCAATACACAGAATGGCGCCCTCAGAAGAGAGCTTGAGCCATGCTGTTGTTGACATCTACTCTGCCCTTAAGCCGAAGCTTGCGGTTATGGACGGCATCGTGGGTATG
This window encodes:
- a CDS encoding DUF4389 domain-containing protein, which gives rise to MNEESGEIKQLFVYEHDAGRLELLVRILYWIVIGIVLVVYRFITVICMIIQWFVILILGHRNEGLSNFIKGYLEYLVHVTPYIYFITDRRPDVMPKTVKIYEKEEVSR
- the surE gene encoding 5'/3'-nucleotidase SurE, whose translation is MKRILLTNDDGVYSTGLKAAYESVRDIGNVIVVAPSTQKSGVGRGISIFEPLRISLASLNGFKAYAVAGTPTDAVILGLFSIMKEKPDLVLSGFNVGENISTDTVTTSGTIGAALEAASYGIPAIAASIQVLDEGDKFDDHRAYKYDFDVGIKLVNRIAKNVIKQGLPGGVDLLNINIPRHATMDTEIEVTRLAKKIFITGVEERHDPRGRPYYWINGDLIRDAEEGTDVRAVMKKGHISVTPLTLDSTARVDFKEIDALL
- a CDS encoding DUF362 domain-containing protein; its protein translation is MVKVSIVKCENYDHQKVRNAILKSLELIGGLEKIIKPDDNVLLKVNAIAGFPPERAATTHPSIVGAMVKIVTEAGGIPWVGDSSGAYGFTAQSLELSGIKKACEDSGGRLINFESTGTYAVAVNGRVLTTINVAKPAMDCDVLVSLPKMKTHMLTKYTGAVKNFYGVIPGGGKAAIHRMAPSEESLSHAVVDIYSALKPKLAVMDGIVGMEGDGATNGTPIASKVILSSTDCVALDAAASEVMGFSHRDILTTCIAHERGLGIGELDHIEVNGENIHDVRIKFKKSSRIYYKLPTFLGKFVFKNAENMSRVEIAGDDCKRCGICFESCPVSAITLEPPLIDQKKCIKCYCCHELCRNGAVKLKTSYLGKRQLKRWL